A portion of the Leptospira kanakyensis genome contains these proteins:
- a CDS encoding SpoIIE family protein phosphatase: MKRETLFWDLTLKLEAFTHTVPVPFAVYYAIITQKMEPDHWRIFIALCVVFATGIGLLGTFVRHLLLKYVFAKIERIPIPKAGISSLSKEEINYAKSVKILLFRYPLLEAIIIVIRWLSGVIPISLLFFHLVAYMPSVARSAIFTFVMIAPISFVTYYFISESCIRRLFDLPQIKNIELQEKDIPKFNYFARILIAFFSLAALPFVIFSYILYSLAMGEIAVEDPMIPIVTVSFIFIIPLVVCSYVVAKSVNEGLNETSRSLGELSKGNFDVLVTPKSSDDFAKQAFYLNSVISKLKGMYEEIKNLNEGLEEKVTLRTNELNQSLQDISKLKIQQDGDYYLTYQLLSPLAIKDVVSKHLEVDHLVRQKKVFEYKDRRYDIGGDINISHSIILQKRKFLLFVNADAMGKSMQGAGGALVFGAVFQSIVQRTKSDPGYEQIGPEDWLKSNLQEMHMIFEAFDGTMLVSLTMGLLEEDTGKLYFLNAEHPPIVLYRKEKAEYLLADVSYRKLGTLGATPIQNIKEFQLTPGDVLIIGSDGKDDLLHLDETGKWEINSDEQMFLKLVESTQGNLLAISNQIESLGQVIDDISLIRICYLPKTLSSS; this comes from the coding sequence GTGAAACGAGAAACTCTCTTCTGGGATCTAACCCTAAAACTCGAAGCGTTTACCCATACCGTCCCTGTTCCTTTTGCGGTGTATTATGCCATCATCACCCAAAAAATGGAACCAGACCACTGGCGGATTTTTATCGCACTCTGTGTGGTTTTTGCAACTGGGATTGGGCTCCTTGGAACCTTTGTCCGCCACCTCCTTCTCAAGTATGTCTTCGCTAAAATAGAAAGAATACCCATTCCAAAAGCCGGAATTTCGTCTTTATCGAAAGAAGAAATCAATTATGCAAAGTCGGTTAAAATTCTCCTTTTTCGATATCCATTATTAGAAGCCATCATCATCGTGATACGCTGGTTATCTGGTGTTATTCCCATCAGCCTTTTGTTTTTTCACTTAGTGGCTTATATGCCTTCTGTTGCCCGTTCTGCTATTTTTACCTTTGTGATGATTGCACCCATTTCCTTTGTAACGTATTATTTTATTTCTGAAAGTTGTATCCGGCGGCTTTTTGACCTCCCACAAATTAAAAACATCGAACTCCAAGAAAAGGACATTCCTAAGTTCAATTATTTTGCGAGGATTCTTATTGCCTTTTTTAGTTTGGCTGCCCTTCCCTTTGTTATTTTTTCATACATTCTTTATTCTCTCGCAATGGGTGAAATAGCGGTAGAAGATCCAATGATCCCCATTGTTACAGTTTCTTTTATTTTTATCATTCCTCTGGTTGTCTGCTCTTATGTGGTTGCCAAGTCAGTGAATGAAGGCTTAAACGAAACTAGTAGATCCTTGGGAGAACTTTCCAAGGGAAACTTTGATGTGCTCGTCACTCCTAAATCCAGTGATGATTTCGCCAAACAAGCATTTTATCTAAACTCGGTGATAAGCAAACTAAAAGGTATGTATGAGGAAATCAAAAACCTCAACGAAGGTTTGGAAGAAAAAGTCACTTTAAGAACCAACGAACTCAATCAGTCCTTACAAGATATTAGTAAACTGAAAATACAACAAGATGGAGATTATTATCTCACCTACCAACTTTTAAGTCCTCTCGCGATTAAAGATGTAGTTTCAAAACATTTGGAAGTGGATCATCTTGTAAGACAAAAAAAAGTTTTCGAATACAAAGATAGAAGGTATGACATAGGCGGCGATATCAATATATCCCATTCGATAATTTTGCAAAAAAGAAAGTTTTTACTTTTTGTCAATGCAGATGCTATGGGTAAGTCTATGCAAGGTGCCGGTGGTGCCCTCGTTTTTGGTGCTGTTTTCCAATCCATAGTCCAAAGAACAAAATCAGACCCCGGATACGAACAAATAGGCCCAGAGGACTGGTTAAAATCAAACCTACAAGAAATGCATATGATTTTCGAAGCCTTTGATGGAACCATGTTAGTTTCTCTCACCATGGGTTTGTTAGAAGAAGATACCGGAAAGTTATACTTCCTAAATGCAGAACACCCTCCTATTGTTTTGTATAGAAAAGAAAAAGCAGAATACCTTCTAGCAGATGTATCCTACAGAAAACTAGGAACCTTAGGTGCCACACCCATACAAAACATAAAAGAGTTTCAACTAACACCCGGAGATGTGTTGATCATCGGGTCTGATGGAAAAGACGACTTACTCCATTTAGATGAAACTGGGAAATGGGAGATCAATTCAGATGAACAAATGTTCCTAAAACTTGTTGAATCCACTCAAGGGAACTTACTTGCCATCTCCAACCAAATTGAATCCTTGGGACAAGTCATAGACGATATTTCTTTGATACGAATCTGTTATTTACCCAAAACTTTGTCATCATCATAA
- a CDS encoding methyl-accepting chemotaxis protein: MRKNLPITDKEIEFPEGTKITSKTDLKGIITYVNADFLRISGYSEEELVGEPHNLIRHPDMPKLAFQDLWDTVKAENSWVGVVKNRAKSGDFYWVDANVSPIYEDGKHVGYMSVRTKATIDQIREAEELYTKINSGKWKPKKMGFLASVSIRSTFLLQTFVSGMLLVLFFLKSNLSFPFLSSPLYFGIGFVLFFLVTAFGYVKVTRNSQSYLKAKKYLENLNRGKLKFDVDLENAGENSELLNLIRKTQVEFRGMISQLIGNAEIVKSQIAGLTHAVEHIHIAFQELSNAMFTLADSSNITRESSESIFHQMDSLNHLISSIRSESNTVQVESTEAYQFSISGKERSDKAIAQFNKAKKQIIKTSETIKDLGEKTKVIRKITETIAAISEKTNLLSLNASIESARAGEAGKGFAVVAGEVGKLADQSNKSVKEISAFIAELTSKILQTVTDIQEGLSEVEVGSLEFETVQVEMDKILKNAEETKVSAEKIHGSTEGTESMSGSVLGNIEKIQTQLVHTSSIVEELSAAANEQKQTIAAIEGSISNLAQVADRLDSVAFRFQF; the protein is encoded by the coding sequence ATGCGCAAGAATCTGCCAATTACCGACAAAGAAATCGAGTTCCCTGAAGGGACAAAGATCACTTCCAAAACAGATTTGAAGGGAATCATCACCTATGTGAATGCAGATTTTTTACGCATCAGCGGGTATTCAGAAGAGGAACTTGTGGGTGAACCACACAATCTCATCCGCCACCCTGATATGCCGAAACTCGCCTTCCAAGATTTATGGGATACCGTAAAGGCCGAAAACTCTTGGGTGGGGGTCGTCAAAAATCGTGCAAAGTCTGGTGATTTTTATTGGGTCGATGCCAATGTTTCTCCCATTTACGAAGATGGAAAACATGTAGGTTATATGTCGGTGCGAACCAAGGCTACGATAGACCAAATTCGGGAAGCTGAGGAACTATATACCAAAATCAATTCTGGAAAATGGAAACCAAAAAAGATGGGGTTTTTGGCGAGTGTTTCCATCCGATCTACTTTTCTATTGCAAACGTTTGTTAGTGGAATGCTACTCGTTTTGTTTTTTCTAAAATCAAATCTAAGTTTTCCATTTTTAAGTAGTCCTTTGTATTTCGGAATTGGTTTTGTTCTCTTTTTTCTTGTGACGGCATTTGGGTATGTGAAGGTCACAAGAAATTCCCAATCGTATTTAAAAGCAAAAAAATATCTAGAGAATTTGAATCGGGGAAAACTTAAGTTTGATGTCGATTTAGAAAATGCCGGTGAGAATTCGGAACTTCTTAATTTGATTCGAAAAACGCAGGTAGAATTTCGGGGGATGATTTCCCAACTGATTGGGAACGCAGAAATTGTGAAGTCGCAGATTGCTGGGCTTACCCATGCAGTGGAACATATCCACATTGCCTTCCAAGAACTTTCGAATGCTATGTTTACTCTTGCCGATTCTAGTAATATCACTCGCGAAAGTTCAGAAAGTATTTTCCATCAAATGGATTCATTAAACCACCTAATTAGTAGCATACGATCTGAGTCAAATACAGTTCAAGTCGAATCAACCGAGGCTTACCAGTTTTCTATTTCAGGAAAGGAACGTTCTGATAAAGCCATTGCCCAGTTCAATAAAGCAAAAAAACAAATTATCAAAACTTCGGAAACCATCAAAGATTTGGGTGAAAAAACAAAGGTCATCCGAAAAATTACAGAAACCATTGCTGCCATTTCTGAAAAAACCAACTTACTTTCTTTAAACGCATCGATCGAATCGGCAAGGGCAGGAGAGGCAGGTAAAGGCTTTGCTGTGGTTGCTGGTGAAGTGGGAAAATTGGCAGACCAGTCCAATAAATCGGTCAAAGAAATCTCAGCTTTTATAGCCGAGTTGACATCCAAAATTTTACAAACTGTTACGGATATCCAAGAAGGACTCAGTGAAGTGGAAGTAGGATCATTGGAGTTTGAAACTGTTCAAGTTGAAATGGATAAAATTTTAAAGAACGCAGAAGAAACCAAGGTCAGTGCAGAAAAAATTCACGGTTCCACAGAAGGAACAGAGTCCATGTCAGGTAGTGTTTTAGGGAATATAGAAAAAATCCAAACCCAACTTGTCCATACTTCTTCAATCGTTGAAGAGTTGTCAGCTGCCGCCAACGAACAAAAA
- a CDS encoding MFS transporter, giving the protein MNQTKLKLPIKMGYGLAETGITAVQLFTQIYLLKYYTEIVGLNSSLAGIALSISVIWDAVSDPLMGRISDHTHTKWGRRRPYILLGGILLSLAVLLLFSPPHLTTQIGKFSYLLSVYLFVNTAMTIISVPHIALGGELSFERNERTSIFGWRLFFSNIGMLVGMIVPAAILQSLGDESAKNNIITSRTVAGEIVSLVILGSSIITFLVTKGKDISSPKPENKISFVTSFTSVLKNKMFLILLFAFIIATIGRTFNSSIALYYYEHRLGLKESLVVINILLPFFLVLLLSIGFWVWIAKRIGKKIPAFLGVFGLGVLTVIVYPLFPYGELRPPLIAAFIGGICAGSILIMDSILTDVVDYDEFKTGEKREGLYFGIWKMGVKFSQAFGIAITGFLLDFIGFQNGAATQSQDVGFRLAMIFGPGVGFFFILGSLLFLFFPLSDQKHIQVQRILLKRKQRDTLSKEN; this is encoded by the coding sequence ATGAACCAAACAAAATTAAAACTCCCCATAAAAATGGGATATGGATTGGCCGAAACCGGTATAACGGCCGTTCAACTCTTCACTCAAATTTATTTACTCAAATATTATACTGAAATTGTTGGATTAAACTCGAGTTTGGCCGGGATCGCTCTTTCCATTTCCGTCATTTGGGACGCTGTGAGTGACCCACTGATGGGACGTATCTCTGACCACACCCATACAAAATGGGGGAGAAGAAGACCCTATATTTTACTTGGTGGGATTTTACTTTCGTTGGCCGTTCTTCTTCTTTTTTCACCCCCACACCTCACTACCCAAATCGGAAAATTTTCTTATCTTTTATCTGTTTATCTTTTTGTAAATACAGCCATGACCATCATCTCTGTTCCCCATATTGCTCTCGGAGGGGAACTTAGTTTTGAACGAAACGAAAGGACGTCCATTTTTGGATGGAGGTTATTTTTTAGTAATATAGGAATGCTCGTTGGGATGATTGTACCTGCTGCCATATTACAATCTTTAGGTGATGAATCCGCAAAAAACAATATCATCACCTCTCGCACAGTGGCAGGTGAAATTGTTTCTTTGGTCATTTTAGGATCATCCATCATCACCTTTTTAGTGACCAAAGGCAAAGATATATCAAGTCCCAAACCAGAAAATAAAATCTCTTTTGTTACTTCATTTACATCAGTATTAAAAAATAAAATGTTTCTCATCCTACTTTTTGCATTTATCATTGCGACGATAGGAAGAACTTTCAATTCAAGTATAGCGCTTTACTACTACGAACACAGGTTAGGTCTCAAAGAGTCACTTGTGGTCATCAACATCCTCTTACCATTTTTTTTAGTCCTTCTCCTTTCGATTGGGTTTTGGGTTTGGATCGCTAAAAGAATTGGGAAAAAAATACCGGCGTTTCTCGGAGTTTTTGGGCTTGGAGTTCTTACTGTGATTGTTTATCCACTTTTCCCTTATGGGGAACTAAGACCTCCTCTCATCGCTGCTTTTATCGGTGGAATCTGTGCTGGCTCCATCCTCATCATGGATTCCATCCTAACAGATGTTGTAGACTATGATGAATTCAAAACTGGTGAAAAACGAGAAGGATTGTATTTTGGGATTTGGAAGATGGGTGTAAAGTTTTCGCAGGCCTTCGGGATTGCCATCACCGGTTTTTTACTCGATTTCATTGGATTTCAAAATGGTGCGGCCACTCAATCACAAGATGTGGGATTTCGACTTGCTATGATTTTTGGCCCTGGGGTTGGATTCTTTTTTATCTTAGGTTCTCTCCTCTTTTTATTTTTTCCCCTAAGCGACCAAAAACACATCCAAGTCCAAAGAATCTTATTGAAACGAAAACAAAGAGATACACTCTCAAAGGAAAATTGA